From one Acipenser ruthenus chromosome 21, fAciRut3.2 maternal haplotype, whole genome shotgun sequence genomic stretch:
- the LOC117428456 gene encoding atos homolog protein A-like isoform X1 — MQCSLVVARRQLPLHKGSSMVYNENKRLHREDASEEYFEYDAEDLLVFLTLLITEGRTPECSVKGRTEGLHCPPAQSGQLVNTKHECSDKLPQCRQARRTRSEVVLLWRNNIPIMVEVMLLPDCCYSDEGSTSEGNDINDPAIKQDALLLERWTLQPVPRQSGDRFIEEKTLLLAVRSYVFFSQLSAWLSASHGVVPRNILYRISAAEEELIWHFTQPPTEHIFPVPNVSHSVALKVRVQSLPRQPNYPVLKCSIHTSLTVYGKKIQEQEENSKHCDITEVNQCSLQGSPQLFSKPTWSPLPDSVVNPRKCSPPEASSAGKAVRWYYSKLNNGSDVRSRQPKNQDYSSTSRGESSKMQPSETQIQSFKSLSLADSHVPASQCTRLSARETNPLIGSLLQERQEVIARIAQHLNYCDPTAPHIPGSLFSNREPNLLGSNSFWSSSEEDSLFKNSKDPSSTNCTPQDGAFPENNCEGKSRSSSSDTPVSLCSKAKIDSELRSSPMPGARRRLLLPDSSEGSRISKTVQDISRLVQDTIQQSQNKCNGLLNSTYEICKEGMVKEPNKTNRLCSSSKGQKEDPVPCQDTSRLLINTNSTDVHICTNIKSSRTNVPDNNKPDCSLNLQYEACKKLEDTRPKSELQTSDSLHNAKKGPDNVLYKDCFERTKEVYEQNKFQLTETRSHKEINNLKGRDQAEKCTSLQDENKDPSTFTIPIVRGFHEDLKGKAERAQDLNVLNVNAPSPLKPCNVWKKQNRRSLDGIAAKAFHPCTGLPLLSSPVPQRRTQTGYFDLATSLSHCKGLPWSSTKRVSLKTEDDEEQGQQLLSTSAPPASLSLLGNFEESVLNHRLEPLGTIEGFTTEVGASGTFCPSHMTLPVEVSFYSVSDDNAPSPYKGVINLESLGKRGYRVPPSGTIQVTLFNPSKTVVKMFVVIYDLREMPANHQTFLRQRTYSIPMKRDMNGNVNKKNLLQTEERILRYLIHLRFQSSKSGKIYLHRDIRLLFSRKSMEVDSGAAYELKSYTEAPANPPFSQRC; from the exons atgCCTCTGAGGAATATTTTGAATATGATGCGGAAGACTTGCTGGTCTTCCTGACCTTGTTGATCACTGAAGGCCGAACGCCAGAATGCTCTGTGAAGGGTAGAACAGAAGGACTCCACTGCCCTCCAGCACAGTCGGGGCAGCTGGTTAACACCAAGCATGAATGCAGTGATAAATTACCACAG TGCCGACAAGCCAGAAGGACAAGGTCTGAAGTGGTGCTTCTCTGGCGGAATAATATTCCCATTATGGTTGAAGTGATGCTGCTTCCAGACTGTTGCTATAGTGATGAAGGTTCCACTTCTGAAGGGAATGACATAAATGATCCTGCCATCAAACAGGATGCTTTGTTGCTAGAAAGGTGGACCTTACAGCCAGTTCCCAGACA AAGTGGAGATCGGTTTATTGAAGAAAAGACCCTTCTGTTGGCAGTCCGCTCATATGTGTTCTTCTCACAGTTGAGTGCATGGTTAAGTGCATCACATGGAGTTGTTCCACGAAATATTTTGTACAG GATAAGTGCTGCGGAAGAAGAATTGATTTGGCATTTCACCCAACCCCCAACCGAACACATCTTTCCAGTTCCCAATGTTTCTCACAGTGTTGCCTTGAAAGTGCGCGTCCAGTCCCTCCCTAGACAGCCTAATTACccagttttaaaatgtagcatTCACACCAGCCTAACTGTCTATGGAAAGAAGATCCAGGAACAGGAGGAAAATTCTAAGCATTGTGACATCACAGAAGTAAACCAATGCAGTCTGCAGGGCTCTCCACAGCTTTTTAGTAAACCAACCTGGTCACCTTTACCAGACAGTGTTGTAAACCCAAGAAAATGTTCACCACCTGAGGCCAGTTCCGCCGGCAAAGCTGTAAGATGGTATTATTCCAAATTAAACAATGGTTCTGATGTAAGATCAAGGCAGCCTAAGAATCAGGACTATAGTTCAACAAGCCGTGGAGAAAGTTCCAAGATGCAACCCTCTGAGACGCAAATCCAGTCATTCAAGTCATTGTCGTTGGCGGATTCACATGTACCTGCGAGCCAGTGTACTAGACTATCTGCCAGAGAAACCAACCCCCTTATTGGGTCCCTTCTTCAAGAGAGGCAAGAGGTTATTGCACGCATTGCCCAGCATCTGAATTATTGTGATCCAACTGCACCGCATATCCCTGGAAGCCTATTCAGCAACCGTGAACCAAACTTGCTTGGCTCAAATTCCTTCTGGAGTTCTTCTGAAGAAGACAGcctatttaaaaacagtaaagatCCCTCCTCAACCAACTGTACCCCCCAAGATGGTGCTTTCCCAGAAAACAATTGTGAAGGAAAGAGCAGGTCCTCTTCCTCTGACACACCTGTGAGTTTATGTAGCAAAGCCAAAATTGATAGTGAGCTCAGGTCTTCCCCCATGCCAGGGGCACGGAGAAGGCTGCTTTTACCAGACTCAAGTGAGGGTTCTAGAATATCCAAAACTGTTCAGGATATTTCAAGACTAGTACAAGACACAATTCAGCAGTCCCAAAACAAATGCAATGGTCTGCTAAATAGCACATATGAAATTTGCAAAGAAGGCATGGTGAAAgaaccaaataaaacaaatagactATGTTCTAGTTCTAAGGGTCAGAAGGAAGACCCTGTACCATGCCAAGATACCTCTCGACTTTTAATTAACACAAACAGCACTGATGTACACATTTGCACAAACATTAAAAGTAGCAGAACAAATGTTCCTGACAATAATAAACCTGACTGTTCCTTAAACCTGCAGTATGAGGCCTGCAAAAAACTTGAAGACACAAGACCCAAATCTGAATTACAAACGTCAGATAGTTTACACAATGCCAAAAAGGGCCCAGATAACGTTCTGTATAAAGATTGTTTTGAAAGAACTAAAGAAGTGTATGAACAAAACAAGTTTCAGCTTACAGAAACCCGTTCACATAAAGAGATCAACAATTTGAAAGGTCGGGATCAAGCAGAGAAATGCACATCTTTGCAGGATGAAAACAAAGACCCCAGCACCTTTACCATCCCTATAGTGAGAGGTTTCCATGAAGACTTGAAAGGAAAGGCTGAACGAGCACAGGACTTGAATGTGTTG AACGTTAATGCGCCGTCTCCCCTGAAGCCTTGCAATGTCTGGAAGAAGCAGAACCGTCGCTCTTTAGATGGGATTGCAGCAAAAGCCTTCCATCCGTGCACCGGGCTGCCTCTGCTTTCAAGCCCA GTTCCTCAAAGAAGAACACAAACTGGATATTTTGATTTGGCTACGTCATTATCACATTGTAAAGGCCTGCCATGGTCTAGCACAAAAag AGTGTCTTTGAAAACAGAAGATGATGAAGAACAAGGCCAACAACTCTTAAGTACAAGTGCTCCACCAGCAAGTCTCAGCCTTTTGGGAAATTTTGAG GAATCTGTCTTGAACCACCGATTGGAGCCACTAGGCACCATTGAAGGTTTCACCACAGAGGTTGGAGCGAGTGGAACATTTTGTCCCAGTCATATGACCCTCCCAGTGGAAGTGTCGTTCTACAGTGTTTCAGATGACAATGCGCCCTCTCCATACAAG GGTGTAATTAACTTGGAGTCCCTAGGAAAAAGGGGTTATCGAGTACCTCCTTCAGGAACAATTCAAGTG ACCTTATTCAATCCCAGCAAGACTGTGGTGAAGATGTTTGTTGTGATTTATGACTTGAGAGAGATGCCAGCCAATCACCAGACATTCCTTCGACAAAGGACATATTCTATTCCCATGAAACGTGACATGAATGgaaatgtcaataaaaaaaacCTCCTGCAGACCGAGGAAAGAATATTGCGCTACCTCATCCATCTGAG GTTCCAGAGCTCCAAATCTGGAAAGATCTACCTCCATAGAGACATAAGGCTCCTGTTTTCTCGCAAATCCATGGAAGTTGATAGTGGTGCAGCATATGAGCTCAAATCGTATACAGAAGCTCCAGCAAACCCTCCTTTTTCACAGAGATGCTGA
- the LOC117428456 gene encoding atos homolog protein A-like isoform X2 produces the protein MKPDRDASEEYFEYDAEDLLVFLTLLITEGRTPECSVKGRTEGLHCPPAQSGQLVNTKHECSDKLPQCRQARRTRSEVVLLWRNNIPIMVEVMLLPDCCYSDEGSTSEGNDINDPAIKQDALLLERWTLQPVPRQSGDRFIEEKTLLLAVRSYVFFSQLSAWLSASHGVVPRNILYRISAAEEELIWHFTQPPTEHIFPVPNVSHSVALKVRVQSLPRQPNYPVLKCSIHTSLTVYGKKIQEQEENSKHCDITEVNQCSLQGSPQLFSKPTWSPLPDSVVNPRKCSPPEASSAGKAVRWYYSKLNNGSDVRSRQPKNQDYSSTSRGESSKMQPSETQIQSFKSLSLADSHVPASQCTRLSARETNPLIGSLLQERQEVIARIAQHLNYCDPTAPHIPGSLFSNREPNLLGSNSFWSSSEEDSLFKNSKDPSSTNCTPQDGAFPENNCEGKSRSSSSDTPVSLCSKAKIDSELRSSPMPGARRRLLLPDSSEGSRISKTVQDISRLVQDTIQQSQNKCNGLLNSTYEICKEGMVKEPNKTNRLCSSSKGQKEDPVPCQDTSRLLINTNSTDVHICTNIKSSRTNVPDNNKPDCSLNLQYEACKKLEDTRPKSELQTSDSLHNAKKGPDNVLYKDCFERTKEVYEQNKFQLTETRSHKEINNLKGRDQAEKCTSLQDENKDPSTFTIPIVRGFHEDLKGKAERAQDLNVLNVNAPSPLKPCNVWKKQNRRSLDGIAAKAFHPCTGLPLLSSPVPQRRTQTGYFDLATSLSHCKGLPWSSTKRVSLKTEDDEEQGQQLLSTSAPPASLSLLGNFEESVLNHRLEPLGTIEGFTTEVGASGTFCPSHMTLPVEVSFYSVSDDNAPSPYKGVINLESLGKRGYRVPPSGTIQVTLFNPSKTVVKMFVVIYDLREMPANHQTFLRQRTYSIPMKRDMNGNVNKKNLLQTEERILRYLIHLRFQSSKSGKIYLHRDIRLLFSRKSMEVDSGAAYELKSYTEAPANPPFSQRC, from the exons atgCCTCTGAGGAATATTTTGAATATGATGCGGAAGACTTGCTGGTCTTCCTGACCTTGTTGATCACTGAAGGCCGAACGCCAGAATGCTCTGTGAAGGGTAGAACAGAAGGACTCCACTGCCCTCCAGCACAGTCGGGGCAGCTGGTTAACACCAAGCATGAATGCAGTGATAAATTACCACAG TGCCGACAAGCCAGAAGGACAAGGTCTGAAGTGGTGCTTCTCTGGCGGAATAATATTCCCATTATGGTTGAAGTGATGCTGCTTCCAGACTGTTGCTATAGTGATGAAGGTTCCACTTCTGAAGGGAATGACATAAATGATCCTGCCATCAAACAGGATGCTTTGTTGCTAGAAAGGTGGACCTTACAGCCAGTTCCCAGACA AAGTGGAGATCGGTTTATTGAAGAAAAGACCCTTCTGTTGGCAGTCCGCTCATATGTGTTCTTCTCACAGTTGAGTGCATGGTTAAGTGCATCACATGGAGTTGTTCCACGAAATATTTTGTACAG GATAAGTGCTGCGGAAGAAGAATTGATTTGGCATTTCACCCAACCCCCAACCGAACACATCTTTCCAGTTCCCAATGTTTCTCACAGTGTTGCCTTGAAAGTGCGCGTCCAGTCCCTCCCTAGACAGCCTAATTACccagttttaaaatgtagcatTCACACCAGCCTAACTGTCTATGGAAAGAAGATCCAGGAACAGGAGGAAAATTCTAAGCATTGTGACATCACAGAAGTAAACCAATGCAGTCTGCAGGGCTCTCCACAGCTTTTTAGTAAACCAACCTGGTCACCTTTACCAGACAGTGTTGTAAACCCAAGAAAATGTTCACCACCTGAGGCCAGTTCCGCCGGCAAAGCTGTAAGATGGTATTATTCCAAATTAAACAATGGTTCTGATGTAAGATCAAGGCAGCCTAAGAATCAGGACTATAGTTCAACAAGCCGTGGAGAAAGTTCCAAGATGCAACCCTCTGAGACGCAAATCCAGTCATTCAAGTCATTGTCGTTGGCGGATTCACATGTACCTGCGAGCCAGTGTACTAGACTATCTGCCAGAGAAACCAACCCCCTTATTGGGTCCCTTCTTCAAGAGAGGCAAGAGGTTATTGCACGCATTGCCCAGCATCTGAATTATTGTGATCCAACTGCACCGCATATCCCTGGAAGCCTATTCAGCAACCGTGAACCAAACTTGCTTGGCTCAAATTCCTTCTGGAGTTCTTCTGAAGAAGACAGcctatttaaaaacagtaaagatCCCTCCTCAACCAACTGTACCCCCCAAGATGGTGCTTTCCCAGAAAACAATTGTGAAGGAAAGAGCAGGTCCTCTTCCTCTGACACACCTGTGAGTTTATGTAGCAAAGCCAAAATTGATAGTGAGCTCAGGTCTTCCCCCATGCCAGGGGCACGGAGAAGGCTGCTTTTACCAGACTCAAGTGAGGGTTCTAGAATATCCAAAACTGTTCAGGATATTTCAAGACTAGTACAAGACACAATTCAGCAGTCCCAAAACAAATGCAATGGTCTGCTAAATAGCACATATGAAATTTGCAAAGAAGGCATGGTGAAAgaaccaaataaaacaaatagactATGTTCTAGTTCTAAGGGTCAGAAGGAAGACCCTGTACCATGCCAAGATACCTCTCGACTTTTAATTAACACAAACAGCACTGATGTACACATTTGCACAAACATTAAAAGTAGCAGAACAAATGTTCCTGACAATAATAAACCTGACTGTTCCTTAAACCTGCAGTATGAGGCCTGCAAAAAACTTGAAGACACAAGACCCAAATCTGAATTACAAACGTCAGATAGTTTACACAATGCCAAAAAGGGCCCAGATAACGTTCTGTATAAAGATTGTTTTGAAAGAACTAAAGAAGTGTATGAACAAAACAAGTTTCAGCTTACAGAAACCCGTTCACATAAAGAGATCAACAATTTGAAAGGTCGGGATCAAGCAGAGAAATGCACATCTTTGCAGGATGAAAACAAAGACCCCAGCACCTTTACCATCCCTATAGTGAGAGGTTTCCATGAAGACTTGAAAGGAAAGGCTGAACGAGCACAGGACTTGAATGTGTTG AACGTTAATGCGCCGTCTCCCCTGAAGCCTTGCAATGTCTGGAAGAAGCAGAACCGTCGCTCTTTAGATGGGATTGCAGCAAAAGCCTTCCATCCGTGCACCGGGCTGCCTCTGCTTTCAAGCCCA GTTCCTCAAAGAAGAACACAAACTGGATATTTTGATTTGGCTACGTCATTATCACATTGTAAAGGCCTGCCATGGTCTAGCACAAAAag AGTGTCTTTGAAAACAGAAGATGATGAAGAACAAGGCCAACAACTCTTAAGTACAAGTGCTCCACCAGCAAGTCTCAGCCTTTTGGGAAATTTTGAG GAATCTGTCTTGAACCACCGATTGGAGCCACTAGGCACCATTGAAGGTTTCACCACAGAGGTTGGAGCGAGTGGAACATTTTGTCCCAGTCATATGACCCTCCCAGTGGAAGTGTCGTTCTACAGTGTTTCAGATGACAATGCGCCCTCTCCATACAAG GGTGTAATTAACTTGGAGTCCCTAGGAAAAAGGGGTTATCGAGTACCTCCTTCAGGAACAATTCAAGTG ACCTTATTCAATCCCAGCAAGACTGTGGTGAAGATGTTTGTTGTGATTTATGACTTGAGAGAGATGCCAGCCAATCACCAGACATTCCTTCGACAAAGGACATATTCTATTCCCATGAAACGTGACATGAATGgaaatgtcaataaaaaaaacCTCCTGCAGACCGAGGAAAGAATATTGCGCTACCTCATCCATCTGAG GTTCCAGAGCTCCAAATCTGGAAAGATCTACCTCCATAGAGACATAAGGCTCCTGTTTTCTCGCAAATCCATGGAAGTTGATAGTGGTGCAGCATATGAGCTCAAATCGTATACAGAAGCTCCAGCAAACCCTCCTTTTTCACAGAGATGCTGA